A genome region from Gossypium hirsutum isolate 1008001.06 chromosome A04, Gossypium_hirsutum_v2.1, whole genome shotgun sequence includes the following:
- the LOC107949597 gene encoding linoleate 9S-lipoxygenase 1-like isoform X1, whose product MSMLLGKEAYLEDWNSTITSAVAGGSKFDVNFDFEEEIGLPGAFLIKNNHYSEFYLKTLTLEHVPGHDRLHFVCGSWVYPDKKYDKPRVFFTNKTYLPHEMPKPLLQYTEQELMALRSNGQGELQEWDRVYDYAYYNDLGNPDKGPKYARPVLGGSAKYPYPRRGRTGRPPTKSGCGANGSASPNNTKRKRNTRTVVVK is encoded by the exons ATGTCGATGCTG CTGGGGAAAGAAGCATATTTGGAGGACTGGAACTCTACAATAACATCGGCAGTGGCTGGAGGATCTAAATTCGACGTTAACTTTGATTTCGAGGAGGAAATCGGATTACCTGGAGCTTTCCTCATTAAAAACAATCATTACAGTGAGTTCTACCTCAAAACTCTCACTCTCGAACATGTTCCAGGTCATGATCGGCTTCACTTTGTCTGCGGTTCTTGGGTTTATCCCGACAAGAAATACGATAAACCTCGAGTTTTCTTCACTAACAAG acGTATCTTCCGCATGAGATGCCGAAGCCGCTGCTTCAATACACAGAACAAGAGCTGATGGCCTTGAGAAGCAATGGCCAAGGAGAGCTTCAAGAATGGGATCGTGTCTATGACTACGCTTATTACAATGATTTGGGGAACCCCGACAAGGGCCCCAAATACGCCCGCCCGGTTCTCGGAGGATCTGCCAAGTACCCCTATCCTCGTAGGGGAAGAACTGGTAGACCTCCGACCAAGTCAG GGTGTGGAGCAAATGGCTCAGCATCTCCGAATAACACGAAAAGGAAAAGGAATACAAGGACGGTGGTGGTGAAATAA
- the LOC107949597 gene encoding linoleate 9S-lipoxygenase 1-like isoform X2, whose amino-acid sequence MSMLLGKEAYLEDWNSTITSAVAGGSKFDVNFDFEEEIGLPGAFLIKNNHYSEFYLKTLTLEHVPGHDRLHFVCGSWVYPDKKYDKPRVFFTNKTYLPHEMPKPLLQYTEQELMALRSNGQGELQEWDRVYDYAYYNDLGNPDKGPKYARPVLGGSAKYPYPRRGRTGRPPTKSVHETHQEKMHGSH is encoded by the exons ATGTCGATGCTG CTGGGGAAAGAAGCATATTTGGAGGACTGGAACTCTACAATAACATCGGCAGTGGCTGGAGGATCTAAATTCGACGTTAACTTTGATTTCGAGGAGGAAATCGGATTACCTGGAGCTTTCCTCATTAAAAACAATCATTACAGTGAGTTCTACCTCAAAACTCTCACTCTCGAACATGTTCCAGGTCATGATCGGCTTCACTTTGTCTGCGGTTCTTGGGTTTATCCCGACAAGAAATACGATAAACCTCGAGTTTTCTTCACTAACAAG acGTATCTTCCGCATGAGATGCCGAAGCCGCTGCTTCAATACACAGAACAAGAGCTGATGGCCTTGAGAAGCAATGGCCAAGGAGAGCTTCAAGAATGGGATCGTGTCTATGACTACGCTTATTACAATGATTTGGGGAACCCCGACAAGGGCCCCAAATACGCCCGCCCGGTTCTCGGAGGATCTGCCAAGTACCCCTATCCTCGTAGGGGAAGAACTGGTAGACCTCCGACCAAGTCAG TTCATGAAACCCATCAAGAAAAGATGCATGGAAGTCATTGA